The stretch of DNA GTGGTCGGGGAGGTGCTGAAGGACATCGAGACGGCCTGCAAGCTGCTCAACATCATCCCAGGTAGGTACTGTTACAGTAGCAAACGGCCACTCTCGTGCTAGAATTAGTGGAGTTAGTAGAATAGACATTCCtgtttaaaatatgttttgtggTGGGTACCGATTCTATGTAGGATTAATTGATCCTTGTCACATCAGCGTTCTGTGCTGTCCATATTTtggaaaagggaaagggggatacctagtcagttgtacaactgaatgcagtACACCTGTACAACTGAAACGTGTCTTCCGCCTGTGAAACGTGTCTTCTCTGAATCAGATAGGTGCGGGGGCGTGAATGGCATCCACATCTTCGTCGCCCGGAGACCTTGTCAGCTTGAGGATTCGATCCAGCGGTTACTTGCCCAATGCTTTCGGTTACTTGCCCAATGCTCCAACCACTCGGCTTGATGAGCCATAGTCCGtggactgagggactttacactTTTTCCTAATTCTTCATCTATGGCTGCCTCTACTGCATGATCCTGTCTCCCTTTCATGAGCATGAAAAACACCAGAGCCATTCATTCCAGCCTATTCATGCATACTGTCCAATCAGGTATTGACACAAGGTATTGATATATTGATTCAGAGCAGACACATCTGCAGAATCCGCCTGCCGCAAGATGATAATGAGATGGATGACAGCTCTTAATGATGAACTATGTCTCGCTGACGCAAGTCATGCTTGTTTGCTCCAGGATCTGTATAATCCCAACCTTTGCATGTGTTTAACAAATACCCAACAGGACCTAGTGGGAATGACGGTACTGCTTGCCTGCCAACAGCCGTGTACACAGTGCATGGGTGAGGTCTGTTCATCTGGCAAAGTAAACAGCAGGTCAAGGGCATACAgtactgtgtgtactgtaagATGTCTTCTGTCAGCCACACCCTTTCATCACAGAGACCCTACTtcttctcctcctgctgctcccgCTGTATCCAAAATGTGGCCTCGTGGTGCGTTTCAACTGATGAAAACGATTGTACACAACAGAACAGTACCCCACCTTATGCAAACCACCACTCTCCCTAGGCCACGCCTGCGATTAGAGTTCACCCAGAGCGAAGCTCGCAGAGAAAAGACAAGGCAAATAAACACTTTATGGTGAAGACAGTAATTGACCTCTGATTGACAGCATTTGATTGcactctgtatgtgtgtgtgtgtgtgtgtgtgtgtgtgaccagagaTAAACTGATTCTGCAGTGTGGGGAGCACACACATCTAGGGTCTCCACTGTGTTCATGGTTGTTTTGGTAACCCTCTATCCTGAATAAATCCCTCCCTATTGCAGGCCAACAGACATGCAGTTGACATTTACAGTAAATGTTACTGCTCGTTTGCTAATAATTTGTTCAACATCAGTAGATGTATAGGGGACAATTCAAAATAGTGTTATTGCGACCGTTCTTATCTGTTATCCCCAGACCCCATAGAGTGGAGCTCGGGGAACGTCCAGAAGTGGTTGCTGTGGACAGAGCACCTGTATAGACTGCCTCAGGCCGGCAAGGCCTTCCAGGAGCTCGCTGGAAAAGACCTGTGTGCCATGAGTGAAGAGGACTTCAGGCAGAGGTCCCCTCAGTGTGGAGACACCCTGCACGCCCACCTGGACATCTGGAAGTCAGGTGTGTTATAATAGCTGTATGACTGGCAGGGCCCGAGACTTTTGGGAGCCCTAagcttatgccatgttaatatgatagaTGAGTGAGAAagactaacaaaatcaattggGGCCCCCTGAAAGTCAGGTCCCCTAAACACATGCTCTGCGAGCCTGGTCGGTATTCAGcaatgatttttaaaaaaaaatgtatttgcggGGGCCCCAAGTGATCACTTTTGTTGCTTATGCATGAGGCTGGCCCTGATGACTGGTTTAGACAGACATTCTGCACAAACTGTAGTTTACTACTGTTTTCTCCTCAGGATAAGGAAGCTTTTATCATTCTGTtcaaacaatacaacaatacatctctctctttctctcccttctttccctctctacagCTGCCTGGATGAAAGAGAGGTGTTCCGTTGGTGACAGCAAAATCACAGGTAGGTTTAGCCTCTACTTTATTAGCTTTGTTAGGAAAGAAAGTGACATGAATCTCATTTCTCGAGGGCCAGAGTGTTCATGGCCCTTGGGAAGGAGTAGTGGCAGTTGTGTGGGTTCATAGCTCCTAGGAAGAAGACCAGAGGGTCATGTATAGTGCAGTTTTGTTagaaaatatgtgtgtgtgtgtgtggggggcgggATGCGCGCGTATGTTCATAGCTCATCCCTCTGTGCAGGCGGAGAGGAGCTGTGGTTGGAGGCAGACTCGTCATGCTCAGGCCAGCCCATCCACTTGTGGCAGTTCCTCAGAGAGCTGCTCCTCAAACCCCACAACTACGGACGCTGTATCCGCTGGCTCAACAAGGAGAAAGGTAAGCAGGACAGACTGTGTGACCGCCAAGAACTGATGGGATTAGTTCAGAAGCATTTTTTGTTTTTAAAGACGGAGAATGACAATTTAATGCAGTGACAAAGTAATCCATATCGAATCTCACTCTGCTGTCTGTCAGGTATTTTCAAAATCGAAGACTCTGCTCACGTGGCGAGACTCTGGGGACTGAGGAAGAACCGTCCAGCGATGAACTACGACAAGCTGAGCCGCTCCATACGGCAGTACTATAAGAAGGGCATCATCCGCAAGCCTGATGTCTCCCAGAGACTGGTCTATCAGTTTGTCCACCCAGTATGAGGGGACGGAGGAGGACAGAGGTCTCCAAACAAAGGGCCACACGATCACACCTTGCACTTGTACATTACACCAACACCAAGCTGAAAAGGGGTGAAACTAacaagcatgcactgaccaacccCTGTAAGTACACATAGCCTTTGCCAGCCTTTGCCAGTAAGTGTCAGCAGTCAAAGTTGGCAAATGAATATTTTGCTTTTTATAATGCAGAGAAGAAACTTGAGACTAAAATTTTCTCTGGGCTGATTCCTCTTCAAAAccacaaaacaacaaagaaagaaaaaaaaacaacctTTGAACTGCCTTTTTCATTTGCACGATCTGCCTGTCCTTTTTCCTATTATATCATTTAATCAATAACCCGTATCTTAAAACACCGGAAGACAACATTTGATTGGCATCAAACATAAGGAAGAGAAATTAACATTGCCCACAGTTATACCTTTAACATTTATGTACCTGCTGTGTGTAGGACGAAGAACAGTCTGCTTGTGCTTGTTTATCAGAGCCTGTTCTACTCATTCCTCTGGGAATGTGGTTATGAGTTTTGCTTCAGCTATAGGGTTCAGCTCTGGCTTTTGGCTGTCACCCAGAGAGGCAAACAGCTCACTCTTTTTTAAATTTGATTATTCACATGGCACACTTCGGAACTCTCCCGAAAGGCTTTTACAATAGAGCATTTCGCTGAACCCGAATGGGAGTGCAGCAACAACCCCCTCATAATAAACTCATGCAGTCAAAGTCTGTAACTGACTGGTAAAAGCCGTTGGTTTTCCACCCTGCCGTAGAAAACATCTAGAAAGCACCAGACCACTGTATATTACCATGTACGTCATATGCTCTGTACCTTTTGCTTGCGTTTAAATGTAATAGCAATTTTTATTTGAAATGTAACCAAAAAAATATAGATAGGAATATCTACATCAAAAACTGTATCCTCCGCCATCTTTACCATTGCAATACAGGTTCAATTCTTGAAAACAAGCATCATCACCAATCTCATAATTGATCATTACCAATTCTGTTGAATTCTATGAAGTATACAATAAAAAAATGTGGGTTCCCCGAGGGGTTTTTGGTAAGGGTGctggttctatgtggaaccataaTGACCCAAAGAGCCCTTGGAGCCCTTCAATGGTTCTTTGAGGTTCAGAAAATGTACATGTAGCAGCAGCAGCTCATTCAAATACTTTGGGACTTGGCTTTGCTCACAGCTCTTTCTGTGCAACCGTGAGTGAGTGTCCTTCCACTTGATCTAATCTGTTGTGTTACGCTATTTATGACATGTTATGTACGACTATGGTCAGTGACAGTGTCTTGTGAAAGACTCACGTATGGCCTTGTGTCAATTGAGAATGGTTGACTAAGTCAGTAGTTCTCaattctctcctcagggacccccagagCTACCACACCTAATTGAACTTGTTAATAAACACAATAATAAAAACTATTGCATTTCAACCGTATAGTATGGCTTTTAATCCAGAATAAAAACCCATGTATGGTTTCTACAAAGAACCACTGACATTGCAAAAGGTTCTTTATAGAAGCAGTCTCCGTGAAGGTTCTATATCGAAACCATaaaaaaaagggttctatattGCCCCAAAAAGGGATGTAaccatagcagaaccctttttggtgctatataGAACCTTTTTTTATGCTTCtttataaaacattaggaacgggTTCTTTAGAGCACCATACAGGCTCCATTTAGAACCTTATgagcatggttctttatagaaagAAAGTTCCATATATAAACGGGTTGGCTGACAACGTCACGGAAATGATGAGCTTGCATCGATGAGGTAGATGGCCGTGTGGTGTTATGATTCTGAACAGTCagctaccaacaatgacaagaagctgcaatgtggggaatcgtaggtgGCTGACTTCGGCTCGTGTCTTGTTGTCCCCATGTATCATTACGATCTCAAGCACATTCTTGGTGCCCTGCATAGTTCCAGCTAACTGGATATATTAGTCTGAGCATACAATCCAGTCTAAACTAAAGCCTCATTCACACCTTGTGTGTATATCTTATACAGGGGgacaactttggttttagaagtgggggggacataACCTGGTGGGGGGTCTGGAGGTCCTCCCTCAGAATTTATCtaaagctcatttcctgcatTTCCACAAAATCGAATATGACCCTTTTGGGGTCATTtatattgaaaataagaatataatattaatatatttCTAAATACTTCTACATGAATTTGGGtgctaccatgattatgaatAATCCTGAAtaaatcgtgaataatgatgagtgagaaagttatagATGCACAAATGTGAAAATGCtgacctcccctgttattgtaatggtgagaggttagcatgtcttgggggtatgatatttgtgcatctataactttctcactcatcattattcaagaTTCATTCAgcattatctgtaatcatggtagcatccacattgatgtagaagtgtttagaaacatactatattcttatttacaataaaggtgactccaaaatgacacaatacattatttaccattcatttgtattgggcacaaaataatctaaaacacaaccaaaacaaacagaaaatgtatccaacaaatgtgtagagTAACAACCTTTacgtagtcattgtgtgctataaatgtgggaccaaatacttcactttttactactttaatacacatacaaGCAAATGTGTCAATACTGGGATAACATAACATTTAGCCAGCCTT from Oncorhynchus keta strain PuntledgeMale-10-30-2019 chromosome 21, Oket_V2, whole genome shotgun sequence encodes:
- the LOC118399942 gene encoding SAM pointed domain-containing Ets transcription factor-like, encoding MSSPGESLSSEGSSPLFPSRLGLPESPLGDRTGAEAGMAWEMEDTKPCMEALEHRGLPGLHLSCFDMLFTEDSTWLVKVTEASSGQACPVPLPITRTEHREEPEQCPVIDSQALGLSPGLEGQEEERSLEQVQSMVVGEVLKDIETACKLLNIIPDPIEWSSGNVQKWLLWTEHLYRLPQAGKAFQELAGKDLCAMSEEDFRQRSPQCGDTLHAHLDIWKSAAWMKERCSVGDSKITGGEELWLEADSSCSGQPIHLWQFLRELLLKPHNYGRCIRWLNKEKGIFKIEDSAHVARLWGLRKNRPAMNYDKLSRSIRQYYKKGIIRKPDVSQRLVYQFVHPV